The nucleotide window ATAGAAATGAGGCGACTATTACAACATCCTTTTGCCCCACTAATAGTTCTAGAAAAGATAATAAAATATTCCCCAAAGCACCGAAAATACTACCTAAGGTCGCAAGTAAGCCGTTATAAGACGCAATAACCTCTTTAGGTATTTTCACCTGGAAAATAGGGCTTATAAATGAGCTGTAAAGGGTCAAGAAGAGCCAATAAAACAGTATGAGGATTAAAGAAAACTGAGGCTGGACAAAGGCTAGAGAAACCAAAAGTATCACGGGGATAAGACCTCTGAAAAATATAAAAATATAATACAGATTATTTTTATATTTTTCAACATTAATTTTAGTAAAAATAAGGAGTGAAATACTACTGTATGCGATCGTCATTGAGTAGTAGACCATGTAGTTGAGGAAGAAATAAGACTGCGCAAAAAACACCAGAAAGACCGGTAATAAACCGCCTATAAAGTTTGCGAAAAGTGTATCTACAAAGAAGAACGTTACCGCTCGATCCTTTTTAAATACTGAAATTGAAAGGGAGAAGAGGAGTTTCGCACTACCGGTGCCTTTAGGGTATTTAATCTTGAAAATTAAAGGAGTATGTATTAACAACATGAATAAGCCGAGGACTAAAAGCAGTGACCTTAAACCGATCACGAAAAGGGTTAGGTACAAGAATACGATCGCCGAAGCGGTTCTTACAATGTTTACAGTAATCCACACCACTCTGTACTCTGAGGCAGAATTTACCAAATTCCTTAATACCTTTACGTGGTTTGTCCCCTTAAAAGAGTGTATAGTGATAATCACAGTATAAACTAAGAAAATAAAACCTGGTTCAAAACGGTAAAGGAAATAAAATAGTAAAAAAGAAGTCCCGCTTAACAGTGAAAGTATTAGATCGTACCTCCTAGTGTTTACTATATAATCTGTTAAGAAACCCGCTACACTACTCAGATGCCCTAACACGTAAGAAATGCTGAGTAAAACTCCTACCAGTAACGGGTTTTTAGTCTGTAAAAAGAGGTAAGCTGGAAATACTGTCGAGATGATCATTACAGGCTGTAGAAAGTGCTGTAAAAAGTAAAGCCTAACGTCGGTATTAGACAACATTTTACTCGGCTTATACTCCAACAGCTTCACCTAACTCGTGTTATCTAGGACGTCTTTACTCAATTACTTCAGAATTTCAAAATCGCGTATACCAGAGCATGAACTATATAAATCAGTCCATGACGGACTTGGCCCAGCTCCACATACTATTTCATACGCCACCCTTATTTCTGGATAGCGATATATTTCTTCACATATTGGTTCTATTTGCACCACATTTTCCATAGATTTTACTCTTTTTGTCATTAGTATTTAACTTACAATTCACCTTTAATATTTTTAACATACTGCCTTTAATATTTTTTTAGAAATAATGATGATATAGCTTTTAAGTATTCATAAAAAGCTATTTATAATCCCTATAAAAATATAAAAAGTTTTTATCGTTTCCTATCTACCGATACCATTACAAGAAGTTAAGCCCTTGGAAAAACCATAGTGCAGGATATACCGTTAATGCAATGTCCTATCGAAATAGTATCTGACGTATTTTTAGGCTTTTCTCACATTATTTTATCAATAGTTGCTATCTGAAGGGTGCCGCTTAATATTATCCTCAGGCACTCGACCGCCTGAATATCCCGGCCTAACGTCTATTACTCCCTTGACCCTAGAGAAGACCGCTTCGGTACACCAAAAACACCCGCCGCCTAATGTAGCTTTTTCCATAAGGTCTAATGCCCGTTTACAGTATTAAATTAATGTTAGGTAAAATTTTATACATATAAAGTTATGCCTTTTAACAAAAAGAGCCAGCACGGTGGAGGGAAAAGGAGGCACTCGGATCCCAGACCCATCCTTAACCTCGTCCCGACGATGGAAGACACGTCATCCAATTACCATAGTATAAGTCAATAGAAAAGGTTATCAATTCTAGAGAAAATACGAGATTTATACTCTAGTAGACTACATATACCGGAGAAAATAAATCATTTGTTTTGATTATACTCGGTCGGTTAATAAAGGGCAAGAGTACTTTGGTATAAAACGTACATATTCTCCGGGCAGAAGGACGACGTCTTGTCCTATAATGCCTGACTAAGTATACTAAGTTATATTTCTGGTTTTTTTTTTAAAAAAAAGAAAATATAACCGTTTTAAAACGTGGAGATTACCGATGAACTCTATAAGTCTACCCCATAATTCTATAGGTTTCTTACAAAGGAAATGTCCAAAGTCAACATAAACTACTAGATCCAACGTAAGCGAAACCACCGATGGGTTTGTCACATATGACAAACTAACCCCTACTTAATTTGTCACAAATAACAAACTTATTACATGGAGATACATATACCACAACGTGGACGAGGAACTACTAAAGATAATGTCAGAGTGGAACTTTTGGGGAGAAAAAGAGCCTAACGTAGGGGTAGAAAGGGATTGTTATAGAAGGAGAATATTAAAACTCTTGGAAAACGTAAAGGTCGTAGCGGTATCCGGGATAAGGAGGGCAGGGAAGTCCTTCATAGCAAGACAAGTGGTAAAAAAGTTAATAGTAGAAAAAGGCGTAAAACCGGAAGACACACTAATTATCAGGCTTGATGACGAGAGGTTGGTAAACCCAAACTACGAACTATTGCTCAAAGTCTACGACCTCTACCTGACCTACGTAAAAAAGGGTAAGGGACTAACCTTTCTAGTTATCGACGAGGCACAGGAAGTAGAGGGCTGGGAAAGGTTTGTGAGGGGGTTAGAAGAGAGGGATGAGGCAAGGATAATAGTCACCGGCTCATCTGCAAAACTCCTGAGCTAGGAGTTCACGTCACTCCTCTCAGGTAGACACGTAGAAGTAAGGGTAACCCCACTGTCGTTTAAAGAGCTGTTGAGGTTTAAGGGGATAAGGGTAGACAATACGTTGGAATTGGCAAAGAGACTTGACGTAATAAAGGGGACCCTTGCGGAGATGATAGAGTACGGTGGCTTTCCGGACGTAGTCTTACACCCAGAAGTCAGGGCAGAACTAATCCACTCATATTTCGACACAATAGTCGTTAAAGACGTGGTCAACAGATACGGCCTGAGGAGTGAGGAAAAAGTGAGGACTTTAGCCAAGTTTTACATCTCTTCATCCGCGTCAAAGGTAACGTATAACAGCGTATCAAAGTTCCTTAAAATACCGGTGAAGACAGTGGAGAGGTATTCAGAGTACTTAGAGAAATCATACCTAATCTTTTTCCTCAAAAACTACTCAGTATCACCCAAGGCAGTCGAAAACTCACCGAGGAAGGTCTATGTAATAGATAACGGCTTCCTGAAATACTTTTCCACAGCGTCTTTAGGGAGGGCGTTTGAGACGTTAGTAGTACAGCACTTACACAAATACGCGTTGGACAAGTTTTATGAGATATATTACTGGTCATCGGGGGACTCGGAGGTGGACGTGGTGATAAAGAACGGGAGGAAAATAGTACCGATACAAGTCACATACGAGTTAAACGAAAACAAGGAAAGGGAGGTAAAGGGGGTTAAGGTATTCAGAAAGTACGCTACTTTTGACACTGCATTAATACTCACGTTTGGACAAGAAGGGGAAATAGAAGGGGTAAAGGTCTTGCCCGCATATAAGTTCCTCCTTAGCCTGGAAAATATACTAGACCCGTTAACACAGTAAATATTTAAATTTAGAAATTTAGAGAAATGTTGTGTTCGCCCTAAAAATACTCAACTCCCAAGTGAGCTACGGCTACGACGTGATAGAAGTAAAAGAGAACATAACCAACAGCGAAGCGTTCATGAAGATAAACGGTGACACGATAGAGAGGTTCTCCCTAGACACACCGTATTATAAGATCACCGGGAAAAACGCCTACTTGCCTTCAAAGGAGATAAACCTGGCCGACGTAAAGTCGTTCCTGTACTCAGCGATAAAGAACATAATTAGGGAGGACAAGTACCCTATATTATCAGTAAGCAACGAAGGGGTGGTCTACGACTTCTCGGTACTAGACAGAGAGGTCAAAGTCACGGAAAAGACACTAAACGGGGTACACATACTCGCATCGGTACTGCAAAAACCCCTACTCAACGCACCGGTTAACTTACCCCTACCGCCGTGGGTCACACCGTTCAACCTCGTGTCGGCGATGATCTCGTTACAAGAAAAGCCAAAAGACGTGTTAAAGAAACACTTCCAACAAGTGACCAAGATCGAAACTGATAGTGGGTATATCGAGAAGAGCGGGCTAAAACTCATAAGGTTCTACCACGAAGGTGCTAAGAAAGTCCTCTGCTACACCCGGATGTTAGAGTATGTGTGTTTCGAAGACACCGGGACGGTAAACGAAGTCAGGATTTCCGATAAAGACGCTGAGAACATTATAAACGATATAATTTACGATTACGGTAAATGCGTGGTAGAAAAAGGGATGATACTAATATAAACTAACTAGTCCCTTCCCCATTTTACGATAAACCGTACGTGAATTTTATATACGGCTATCAAGCCACACGTCACTTTCTTTACCTTAAAACGTGACCAATTTTGGTTTAACCGCCTTCTCGGGCGAGTCCCTTTTGCGATCCCCATTTATCCAATTATGATAAGGGTGACTATTAAATATATACATTGTAATATTAATGCATAATACGCACAAAAACGTGAGACTACGGGTCTATAACTTAGTTTATAGAGAATAATTTTGAATTTACTCTGTTATTTATCTATGAATTATACTAATTCAAGACAAAACATCCCGACCTACAACGAATGCCTTAACGTCCCCCCCCCCCCACCTCACAACATCTCCAAATAGTTCCTCTTTATGAAATTAACAGTCTGGTCAGGGTTGATGATGTCTTCGAGTACAAACCTCCTTCCGTCCTTAGTAGTTATTTCTAAGGTACCGATAGTATATATGTCTTTAGAGACCATACGCATAGTCACTACAGGTTTCCCTTGTCCGTTCTCGGGCTTATAAGTCCGGCTCTCCAAAACATTTAAACCCGCTACATCACTCCAGCTCAATACCAAATTTTTGTCTTTATATAGTCCTTCTGTGCTAACAAAGTACCAGTGGTTTCCATTACCGCCTATATAGACCGGGTACAACGCATTTTTAGGGATCTTGCTGTTAATATAGGCACCTAACCCTATCGTGAGTATGGAAATTAAGGGAAGCGCAAATAAAGGGACTACACTATTAGAGGCCTTCCACAACAGTAACCCTACAGCGAAATAGGCAATAGCCCCTAAATAGAAGCCAAGGACATATCTCTTAGGGCTGACTTGCTTTACCATATAACTCTATCTAGATAATTTTAGTATATATATTTTACATGGTGAAACAATTCCACTGTGTAGGCCTCAATCCCTCTTCACCCGTTGCTGGCGAGAACTCCCATACCGTCACAGACCACATCCTCCCAACTGCTACAGACCCAGGTTTTTAGAGGCATTGACGTGTGGGTAGTTCATAGGTCCATTGGAAGTTTCAGTTTGTCCTATTAAGCTATTTTAACTGTTAACTATACGTCAAGTAAGTGTGGTCATAGTGCTATCATTAAGCTACAAATTCTGGGACTAGCCTTCTCTTCCACAAGACCAGCGCTATGGAATACTTCACCATGTTTATACTCCTGTTAACGGCCTTAGTAGCCCTCTTGAAACGTAAAAGCCTACCCCTAAGTGAAAGGACTCGTGGGGGTTATGGTTAAGACTACCGTGTGGTCCTTTAACCAAAAGTAAACGTCGTAATCACCGCTAACCCACCGTCGTCAGGCAAGTGGTCCTTGACCTCACGAAAAGTATCCTCGTCCCTATCACCCACAGAGTAAAGCCCGAGACTCGTGTACACGTAACAAGTAAAGGCCCACTTGTTGAAAGCCCTAGTCTCTGTGCAAGTACGTCCACACCTCGTCAACAGTAACGACCTTACCCTTGACCAACTATTTAGCCCTACTCCACAAGTCCACGACCTCCTCCTACTCCTGCCCACCATGACTCTTTACCCAAGTAAAAACAGTACCCAAAGGCACATTAAGCGCTCCAAAATAGCCCTCATACTCATGCCATTAGCCATCCTCAAAGCCTCCTCCCTCAACTCTTTGGAGTGGTGGTATGTCGCATCACCGAGGAAATACTTACCGCAATCCCTACATAGAAACCTCTGCCTACCCAGAGGCTTACCGCATTTAACGACGTGGTGACTACCACAAGAGGGACAAGCTATGTCATGGCTAATTACCGTTCCTACCCATAAGTAATACTCATTATACAAATACAAATAGCTTAATGACTGCACTATGTCCACACTCCTAAATTAAATAGAAAACTTTAATATTATTCATCTTATCTCACGTAAGTAGGCTTCCCCCTGGTTATGCCAATAGGAAAAACGCATACGAAGTCGTTATTGCCAAGTTAGATAAACTCGGGGAGTCCCCGTTTTACGGGAGTGAGACCCAAACTCCAGGACCGTTTTAGGAAAAGGTATAACAAAATAGTGTAGTAATAAGGTTCGACATAGATAAACTATTTAGGTAACAACGTCTTTACAGTCTCTATATCCATGTAGTCCTCAAGGTACGAGGCGTATAGCATTGCTCTTAAACAACACTCCCTTTCAAAGAGTAGTTTCCCCCTAAGCATGATTATTTTAAACTTTACTGGTGCATATTCTATAAACTTGACGTCCCCTTTGATCTTGGTTAGTTTTTCAATTTCATCATTTAAATCATCGGCATATAGCCATGAGTCCCTCCATGATACCTTATACCCCGTGTAAACCCCTATGTCTATGTCCCTGAAAACGGGAGACTGTACAAAACCCCCGTAAACGATCGCTAACAATATTTCCTTTTTCTCAAAGAGTAACCTCTTAATTTCCTCTAGGATTTTCTCCCTTTCATCAAAGGGGATTTTGTGGGTCACACTCAAAACTTTTCACCTCATTTACGAACTCGCGTAGAGTTTTAATAACCCATTCCTTACACTCGTTATATATTCTGATATCGTCCACAGCCCAGTATCGATGGATTATTATGTTCCTCATAGCTGAAATTTTCTTTAGCCCTTCTGAAACGTCCCTAGTCATTAACCCGTGGGCGTAAAGTTTATCAAACGCGTCCTTATACCCATCAACCATTTCATTAAAACACTTTTCCAAAATTATCACTGCAATATTAAATGCCGATTCTACTGAAAGAGATACAGAGTACCTTAAGGAGAAACGGTTGGTTAATGAGGAATAAAATTCGTTAATCGGTAGAGAAGTGATTTTCTCCATCTCTCCGATAGCTGTAAGGAGTTCTGAAATCAGGGAATTAAGCCTTTCCTCCACGATAGAGTGGTAGTTATAAGGCCTATAAATAGTTAGGGAGTGCGGAAGCAGTGTAGCTATCTCCTATAAGTTATGAAGTACTTCATCGTGTTTATACCCTATATTGTCCTATTGAAACGCCCGAGCCACCCCTAATCCAGTACCTCATTGGGGACATAATTTACTTTTAGACCCCCCCCCATCTCCATTAAGACAAACACTGACTTTGTGCTTTTTCAATCACACAGCTAACTAGATCACTTGCAATATCGCTCTCCGAATCAGACACATCTACTTCGTATATACAGTCGTCGATCAAGGAGTCAAGGATCCCCATACAGTACTCGATCATCCCCCTAGGCGCACCCAACCCCCTTAAATACTCCGGCAATAAAGTCTGAAGTTTATTCTTAGCGACCTCCACGGCCTTCTTAACCTTCAACACATAAGGCTCTGCCTCCTTAACAATCTCGTCTACGTCCTCACTCCAAAGAATATAGTTAATAACAGCATCTGCAATAGCCTTACTCACACCATACTTAGTCATAATAATACCGATAGCACTTTCCGCACCCGTTTCGTACTTCTTGCTCAAGGACAATATGTCCCCAACACCCAACATGTTAGCATATTCTTCCACAGCTTGGTCTGTATACTCACCGTCCACAGTAGAAGGCCTAGGGACGAAGAACAGGGGAGCCAATGGGAACTTATCCCCGGTTAGTTGCTGTAACAAGTTCTCGTTCAACGAGTATATAAAGCCAACAAGCCCGACCCTTTTACAACCACTAGCACACGAGTACGCTGAAAACACCGGTGCCCCGACAAGCATTTCGTTATAAGAAGTGTTTGAAGATAAAAGGCTGCAGAGATTTTGAGAGCCTAATAAGATAAAATTACACAAACCCTCGTCTAAACTCGCGGGGAATAGCGTGAAGAGCACTCTGGCTATATTGGCAATATTAGGGGGAACATCACTAATATTAGGGGGTATCGGAGTTAAGATAGCGAAATAGGGATAAGGCGGATAACTTGTTACTGACTGTAATAACTTCAATAATGGATCTGCTGTTAAATGCCCTCCAGAGAGATATATAAGAAGCCCTGGAATATCCGTATCTATGAATGAACGAGATGTGAATGCCGGTACATAATTAGCTATTATAGCCCCCCCCTCCCTGTACTCTCTATCCAGTCAAGTAATGGCCCCACTATAACCTCACTGCAGTCTACCGGCGGTTTCGGGCTCACCCACTGCCTAGAGATCCTTATCCCCTTAACTTGCAAGACTATAATATTTGACTGAGCAGTCCTAATTAACTCCCATATCGGTGACCCCTCGTCAGGACTTAATATAAATTCAGTTGACCCTTGAAACACGTGAAGTGACCTCCCACCGATCCAGTAATTTGATTTCCCTCCTATGTAATAGTAATTACCCTCCCTAGTACGTATAACTACACCGTGCCTAATAACCTGGAAAATGTTTTTTGCCCTTTTAGACACCCTACCGCTAACCGCTAATGCCGGGTATATTTCGAACTGCTGAATCCCCCCTTGAGTTAACAAGTTTTTTATCCCTACTGCAGTACAATTCGTTGTCTCCCTTACTATTGCATAGCCAATTGCTATAGTTATTGGTAGACCTAACTTCCCTAATAAACTGTTCAATTTGCTAATAAACTCCTCATCTACTGGAAAAGGAGAAGTCCCGCTCATATTTTAAATATCGATATTGACTATATAAAAACTCTTTTAATAAGATATAATTTAGCCTAACTACCCTTATTAATATTGATAGAGGACGCGAATATCTAGGCTAATTGAAAGTAGTTAGACACAACTTCAACCTGACAAAATTTAAATCAGAATTAGACATATTAACAGTATGCTAGTAGACGTTCACGGGAATATTGTAGTAGACGAGGATAAGCTAAGAAAACTACTCAAAGAAGGTGACTTTTACTCAATAAACAAGTCAAGTAAGGAGAACAGTGTAACTTTTATTATAAAGAGCAAAAACCATATTGAAAGCCTCATAAACCTATTAAGTCACATAGACAAGATATTTACTAATTTATATAAGTTTGAGGTGATATTTACTTATGATGACTATATTTATGGCTATGGTACAGTATTACACTTCGTCAAAAATAAAGAAAACATACACTATATACTGTATCCATACATCACCTTGGATAGGCTTAAAAAATACTATTACCACTCAAAAATAATAGTCTACACGGGAAAACGTAAAGAAGTAGACTACTCAGACATCAAACCCGTAACCCCTGAAGACATACCAAAAAAGGGAAGAGCAATACCAACAATATACGGGATCCCACCTCTAATTGCAGACGCAATTATTAACTACGTTACATGGTCGGACAACATAGCTCAAATGGTCAATGAAGCCAGACCTTATATTAAGAAAGCGCTAAACGTAATTA belongs to Stygiolobus caldivivus and includes:
- a CDS encoding DUF86 domain-containing protein, encoding MEERLNSLISELLTAIGEMEKITSLPINEFYSSLTNRFSLRYSVSLSVESAFNIAVIILEKCFNEMVDGYKDAFDKLYAHGLMTRDVSEGLKKISAMRNIIIHRYWAVDDIRIYNECKEWVIKTLREFVNEVKSFECDPQNPL
- a CDS encoding nucleotidyltransferase domain-containing protein, with protein sequence MTHKIPFDEREKILEEIKRLLFEKKEILLAIVYGGFVQSPVFRDIDIGVYTGYKVSWRDSWLYADDLNDEIEKLTKIKGDVKFIEYAPVKFKIIMLRGKLLFERECCLRAMLYASYLEDYMDIETVKTLLPK
- a CDS encoding ATP-binding protein, translated to MDEELLKIMSEWNFWGEKEPNVGVERDCYRRRILKLLENVKVVAVSGIRRAGKSFIARQVVKKLIVEKGVKPEDTLIIRLDDERLVNPNYELLLKVYDLYLTYVKKGKGLTFLVIDEAQEVEGWERFVRGLEERDEARIIVTGSSAKLLS
- a CDS encoding ATP-binding protein encodes the protein MRFKGIRVDNTLELAKRLDVIKGTLAEMIEYGGFPDVVLHPEVRAELIHSYFDTIVVKDVVNRYGLRSEEKVRTLAKFYISSSASKVTYNSVSKFLKIPVKTVERYSEYLEKSYLIFFLKNYSVSPKAVENSPRKVYVIDNGFLKYFSTASLGRAFETLVVQHLHKYALDKFYEIYYWSSGDSEVDVVIKNGRKIVPIQVTYELNENKEREVKGVKVFRKYATFDTALILTFGQEGEIEGVKVLPAYKFLLSLENILDPLTQ
- a CDS encoding peptide-methionine (S)-S-oxide reductase, whose protein sequence is MEKATLGGGCFWCTEAVFSRVKGVIDVRPGYSGGRVPEDNIKRHPSDSNY